A window of Phycisphaerae bacterium genomic DNA:
GTTGAGCTGCTCCTGCGTGAAGCGACACTCGAATTCGCCTTGGGCCTTGTTCAGCCCGCCACCCACCCCGTCAATCATGTTCGCGAACTCAGTCCTCACCGCCACGGCCGCCTCGGGCGAGATCTCAATCGGGCGGTACCACGCCGGAATGTGCTGGAAAAGCAGCCAACCCGTAATGGCGACCACAACCAGCAGCAGAGCGGCAGCAAGGCCCAGTCGCTTCGACCAGACCGCCCAACGCCGACGCTGCGGCACACCCCGCGACACACTCATGGCCTAAGGGTTTCCTCCACTGACGGCCGCTCGGACGCCCGGATGGTTCGGGTCGATGCTCAACGCTCTCTGTAACGCCTCCTCCGCATCCGATCTCTGACCCAGCTGCAGGTGAATCGTCGCCCGGGCGAAGGGGTAATCGGCCACATCGGGCTCGAGCTGCTCGGCTTGCCGAATGGCCTCAATGGCCGCCCCCGGCTCACCGAGCTGCGACTCCGCCAAGCCAAGATTGTACCAGTACCGGCCCTGGCCGCGATCCTTGCCAATGGCCACACGGATCGAATCGCGGGCGTCCGCGATCCGACCCAGCTCGGCATACAGCAGCCCCAGGGCATAAGGATAGGCTGACTGGCCGGGCTCAATCTCCGCAGCCTTCCGGAGCTGCATGATCGCCTCCTCGGATCGGCCAAGGCTCTGGAGAGCAATGGCCAGTCCGTACCGCACCGCGGCGGCGGCCGGATCCCATGCGATCGCCTTCTCATACCACGGTAAGGCCTCCTGGGTCTGGCCGCGATCCATCAACAGCGCGGCCTGATGTAACGCCCCAGTCGGCTGGTCCTGGTTGGCCGCCAACAAGCCCATCAGGTCCTTCCCCGCAGTCGAGTTGAGATCGAGCCGTGTCCGCAACGCCCAGGCGGCCTTCAGACGCACCAGCCGGCTGGGACTCTGCAACTTGGCGGCCAACGACGCGGCGATCGACTCGGCGTAGGGCTCCAGCGATTCGATCGCCACGGCCTGCGGCAGCGGGGCGGGATCGTCCAGCAGGCGGATCAGTGACTCGACCGGCACCCGCCGAGCACCGGGATCACGCGCCTCCAGGGCGAAGGGGGCCAGAAACCGGGCATAGACGGCCCGCCACGTGGGGTTCGTCTCCTCCTGGAGCAGCCTGACCACATCGGGGATGGCGCTCGCATCGCTCTGCTTGAGCCGGGACAGCAGCCGCGAGCGCACGGCGGTCGGGCGGTTCATGCGCGGGCCGTACCACTGCCGCACATAATCGATCGACCACTGCAGCCCCTTGTCCGCGTGGCAGCGGGTGCAGGCGTTCGGGATGCCGTAGTCACGCGTCAGTTCCGGGTCGGGCACGGTCATGCCGTGATCATGTCGCGGATGCCGCTGCATGAACGGCGTCACCGGCATGTGGCAGTCCACGCACAAGAAACCGCCCTTGTCCCGCGGATGGAGACTGTGCTTGACCTCGTCGATCGGAATCCTCGTGGTAATGCCGTTCTCGTGACAACGCAGGCAGAGGCGATTGTCACGCCGCGTGGGCTTGCCGATGTGCCACTGGTGACAGTCCGTGCAACGCACCCCCCATTGCTGCATGTAACTGAGACTGAAAGCCGCAAACTCGAAATCCTCGTCACGCACCTGGCCGTCCGGGTAATACAGGTCGGTCGGATCCGGCACCATCAGCTCATAGTGGTCGGAAAACTCGTCGCCCGCCATGAACCCCCCGGTCAGATCCGCGCGCCGGGCATGGCAAGAACCGCATACCGATAAATACTTCTGACGATCCATCGGCTTGATCGTCGGGTCGCCCTTCTGGTCCTTGTGGGCCCGCTGCCATTCGTTGTGAGCCCGCATCGGACCATGACACTGCTCGCAACCGACGCCTTGCTCCACGTAGGTCGAACGGTACCCGTCCTTGGCCGGATCATAGTCCTTGCGGAAACCCGTGGTGTGGCAGGCCGCACACATCGAGTTCCAGTTCATCCCCCGACCCGTCCAGTGACCCCACTCGCCGGCCTTGCGGTCCTCGCTCCCGTAAACGTTGAACCACTCCTTGCGAGCCGGCTCGAACGCCAGTTCCGTGACCTGCAGCCGTCCACCCGGCGCCGGAATGAGATACTGCCAGAGCGGATCCACGCCGATCGCCCCAATCGGTTCGAATGCCTGCTGCGTGCCGTCTAATCCGGTGGTCACAATCGAGAACCGGCCACCCTCCGTCTGGGCCACCGATAGCTGCGAACCGTGGACGATGATCTGCAGAGGTTCGAACGCCTCCCCGTCCAATGCCGGCACGATCGGCCGCTGAGCCTTGGCATGGTGCGAACGCTTCCAGTCATCGTACGCCTGCTGGTGGCACTCCGCGCAACTCGCCGAGCCGCCGTAGCTCGCGTAAACACCCAGCCCCGCCGGTTGGGACATCGGCGGCTCCCCCCCGAACAGGGTGCACGGGCTCATCGCAAGCCCAACCGCGACCACGGCAGGAAGCACCCTACGCTTCACCGCATTGACCCCCTTGCACGAGGACCGCCGGCCCAGCCCTCGCGGCTCGCCTGGCAAACCGGGCCGGGCTTGAGCTCGCATGCCACGGGACTCGTCTCTCGTCGCTCATCAGCATCCCTTGGGTAGAGGCAGGTAGAGTAGGGCCACACGCCCGGTACATTGCAGAAGATGACAGGGAACCCGTCGGGCCAGCTCCGCGGCGAGATCCTTCGTCTCCTTTAAACCCTCGGCCGCCAGCCGTATCTTGAGTAAATCCGTGTGGGTGAAGGCGACTCGAACCTGGACCACAAAGGCCTCGCTCAGCCCCTGGTGCCCGAGGGCCAACTTGGCCTTCAGGGCATTGCCCCGGGCGCTCAACGCCTTTCGCTTGGCAGGCTCCGGGATGGGCCCCGGCTCACGTCCCGCGGCGGGTCGATTCATGCCCGCCACCTTACCGCCCACGGCTCGTGATCACAATCTTGACACCCCTCCCCGCCTTCTTACAGTTGAGACCGGTTCCGCTCAGCAACAGATTCCGGCGGGTGGGCGAAATGGCCAGACGCTTCTTCATCATCGACGGCCTCGGTCAGATCTTCCGCTCCTACTACGCGCCTTTCCAGCACCTCAGTTCACCCCGGGGCGAGCCAACCCGGGCCACCTTCGTCTTTACCCAGATGCTCCTCCAACTCATCCGCGAGCAGAAACCAGACTACCTGGCCATGGCCATGGACAGCCCCGACGCCGCCGTCTTCCGCCGCGGAATCGATCCCCAATACAAGGCCAACCGCGAACCGCCCCCAGAGGACCTCGCCCCCCAAATCCAGCGAATCCTCCAGATCGTTGCCTCCCAGGCCATCCCGATCATCAGCATCCCGACCTTCGAGGCCGACGACGTGATGGCCACACTCTGTCGAAGACTGGCCGACCAGCACGACCTTCAGATCTGCCTGGTCAGCAAGGACAAGGATCTCGACCAGTTGCTCTCCGATCGCGTCTGTCTCTTCGATCCGGGAAAGAACGAGTTCCTCGGGCCAGAAGACCTCCGCAGGGCCAAAGGCTATGGGCCGGATAAGGCCGTCGAGATTCAGACCCTGACCGGTGATTCGACCGACAACGTGCCCGGCGTCAAGGGGGTCGGCCCCAAAAAGGCCGCCGACCTCATCGCCCGTTTCGGCTCCGCCGCAGTCGTGATCGAACATGCGGCCGAACTCACCCCCGCCATGCGCCAAAACGTGCAGGCCTTCGCCGAGCATCTCGAACGAACCCGGCAGCTGGTCACCCTCCGCCAGGACGTCCCCTTCGAGTTCAACCTCGAAGCCTGCCGGTGGACCGGGTTGAACGCCGCGGCCCTGCACCCCGTCTTCGTGGAACTGGGCTTCCGGCGCCTGGCGGATCAGTTCGCGGATCTCGTCGGCAGTGCCTCGGATGCCGGGGCCAAGTCAACTCCCCCGCCGAGCACGCCTCAGGCCGCCAACCGCCCGACTCAGAGCGGTCAGGGCCAGCCCTTCGGTCCGCAGCACGACCTCTTCTCGGGCCTGAGCCCGGTTCACGCCGCCCACGAACTGCCGCCATCCGGGCCGGCACCCGCTGCACCCGGTCCGGGGCAACTCTTCGCCGCTCGCCCCGAGCGCGAGTACCTCCTGATCGACACCCCCGAATCACTCACGACCTTCCTCGCCGAGTTGCGGAAACAGCCTCGCTTCGCCTTTGACACCGAAACTACCCACATCAACCCCGCTTGGGCGAAACTGGTCGGCCTGAGCTTCTCCTGGAAGCGCGATACGGGATACTACCTGCCGGTCCGAGGCGTGGGCCGGACCCTGCCCCTGAAATCGACCCTCGAAGCCCTCCGGCCAATCATGGCTGACCCCAAGGTGGGCAAGATCGGGCAGAACATCAAGTACGACCTCGTGGTCATGAGCCGCCACGGCGTGCCGGTCAACGGCGTCGAGTTTGACACCATGGTCGCCAGCTTCGTGCTCGACTCGTCCCGCCGCTCGCACGGCATGGACGCCCTGGCCCGCGAACTCCTCGGCTTCGAACCCATCCCGATCAGCGACCTCATCGGTAAGGGCAAGGATCAGATCACCTTCGACCAGGTGCCCACCGACCGGGCCTGCGAGTATTCCGCCGAGGACGCCGACGTCACCTGGTCGCTGTACAAGGTCTTCTCCACCCAGATGGCCGGCAGCGATGTCGACAGCCTCTTCCACGACACGGAAATGCCGCTCGTCGAGGTCCTGGCAGCCATGGAAGCCGAGGGCGTCAAGCTCGACACCCCATTCCTCAGGAGGATGAGCGGCGAGCTGGCCGGCCGTCTGGACGACCTGACCCGCCAGATCCACGAGGCGGCCGGGCATCCGTTCAACATCGACTCAACGAGGCAGCTCGCAGCCGTTCTCTTCGACGAGCTCAAGCTGCCGTCAATCAAGAAGACCAAGACCGGGCAGAGCACCGACGCCGAGACGCTGGAAACCCTCGCCTGGCAGACCGACCACCCCGTGCCCAAGCTGGTCAAGGAATACCGCGAGCTGGTCAAGCTCAAGGGCACCTACATCGACACCCTGCCGGAAATGGTCTGCCCGGACACCGGCCGGGTCCACGCGAGCTTCAACCAGACCGTGGCCGTCACCGGGCGCCTGTCGTCCAGCGATCCGAACCTCCAGAATATTCCCATCCGCACCGAGATCGGCCGGCAGATCCGCCGGGCCTTCGTGCCCAGCAGCAAGACCTACGTGCTCCTGACCGCCGACTACTCGCAGATCGAGCTGCGGGTCATGGCCCACTTCTGTCAGGACGCCGCTCTCATGCAGGCGTTCGTCGAGGACCGCGACATTCACCAGTTCGTGGCCGCCCAGGTCTTCGGTGTGCCCATCGACCAGGTCACCCGCGAGCAGCGCGGCCGGGCCAAGGCGGTCAACTTCGGCATCATCTACGGCCAGACGGCCTTCGGGCTCTCGCGGACCACGGGCATGGCCGTGGGCGAAGCCCAGACGTTCATCGACAAGTACTTCGCCCGCTACCCCGGCCTGCGGCAGTTCATCGACCAGGCGGTGGCCGAAGCCCGCCGGGCCGGCCACGTGCGGACCATTCTGGGCCGTCGCCGGGCGATCGAGAACATCAACTCGCGCAACACCGGACTGCGATCGGCCGCCGAGCGGTTCGCGATCAACACCATCATTCAGGGCAGCGCCGCCGACCTCATCAAGCAGGCGATGATCAACATCCACCGCAAGATCCGCGAAGGCAACCGCCCGACGCGAATGCTCATCCAGGTTCACGACGAACTCGTCTTCGATGCGCCCCGCAGCGCGGTCGAGACCGAGGCCGAGTTCATCCGCCAGGAGATGTGCAACGCCCTGCCGCTGCGCGTGCCGGTCAAGGTCGATCTCGCCTGGGGGGACAACTGGTTCGAGGGGAAGTGATCCGCCGAGTGCCACGCAGGCATCAAGGCGAACGATGGACTGTCGACCAGGCTGCCGGCGGGGTGTGTGCAGAAGCGGGCGCGGCACGTCCCGAGCCGCAGGGCTTCACGCCGTGGACAGGGGTGCAGCCCCCCGGCGAGCAGGCCCGAGTCGCAGCGTGTACATGAGGTCGTCGCCGGATCGGGTGATGGTTGCGCGCCCTGGTTGGTGCAGGTCCTTCATCGTCGCGGGGCCCAGGCCGGCGAGGGGCGCGGTGGCCGTCGCGCCGCCGATGAGGCACGGGGCCACGAAGATGATCGCCTCATCCGCCAGGCCCGCGTCATAGAAGCGGCCCAGGGTCTGGCCGCCCCCTTCGACCATCACGTTGGTCATCCGCCGGCGGCCGAGTTCATCGAGGAGGGAGCCGAGGTCCAGCCGGGAACGTGTGGAAGGGACGCCGAGCACCTCGACGCCGGCGCGGGCGAGCCTGCGGGCGGCCAGGCCGCAAGCCGATCGCTGATTGGCCACGACCATGGTCGGCACGGTTCGGGCGGTGCGGACCAGCCGCGATCTCAGCGGGAGGCGCAGCCGCGGGTCGATCACGATCCGGGTGGCCGTCCGCCGGGGGCGTCCGTGACGGCAGGTGAGTAGCGGATTGTCGGCCAACGCGGTACCCACGCCGACGATGACGGCATCGACCCGGCCGCGGATGCGGTGAGCCAAGACCCGCGATCGCTTGCAGCTGATCCACTGCGAGTTGCCGGTGCGGGTGGCGATCCGGCCGTCGACACTCTGGGCCCATTTGAGGATGACCCACGGCCGGCCCCGGCGCTGGAGCTTGAGGTACGGCTGGTTGAGCTCCACGGCGTCGGCTTCGCGCAGGCCGACCGCGACGCCGATCCCCGCCGTTGCGAGCTTCCTTAACCCTCTTCCTGCCACCTTTGGGAAGGGATCGCGCGCGGCCACGATGACGCGGCCTATGCCGGCGGCGATGAGTGCATCGGTGCAGGGGGGGGTCTTGCCGAAGTGGCAGCAGGGCTCGAGGGTCACGTAGGCGGTGGCACCCTGCGCGAGCCGCCCGGCGGCTCGAAGGGCATAAACCTCGGCGTGTGGTCCGCCGAACCGGCGGTGGTATCCTTCCCCGACCACGCGATTCCTCCGGACGATCACGCAGCCGACCATCGGGTTGGGCTCGACGAAACCCTGCCCGCGAGCGGCTAGGGCGAGTGCCCGCCGCATGTGCTGCTCGTCGTCAGGCGTGAAAGCGCATCGAGGCATGAGCATCTTCCACCGGCGCACCGGCGCGCCACGGGCTTCCTGGCCACGGGTCCTCTCGCCGGGTGTCAAGGACTCTGGCTTGCCTGCTGGTGGGCGGCCCTCTCCGCCTTTCGCTCCCACCAGAAGTTCAGCATGAGCAGACCCACGCCCACGACGAGTAGCACGTCGGCGATATTGAACACCCAGGGCCAGATCTCGATGTGCTGGCCGGCGACTGTGAAGCGCGGTTCCATTTTGACGAAGTCGCGAACCACCCCCTGCTGATGGAACCGCGGCTGGAGAGAGTCAGGAAACGGCCGCGGATGCTCGCCATTGGGCCAGGTTCCGACCATTTTGACGCCGGGGCGGTCCAGCTCCGGGAGCCGCTTGACCGCATCCGCGTACTCGCGGTCGCCGACGGTGTAATGGACCACGTCGGCCACCATGAACACCCGGTCGTACATGTTGCCCAGTGCGCCCGCCAGGACCAGTCCCAGGGCCACGTGGAGGCTTCGGCGTTCGCGGCTGCTGTGATAGAACAGGTAGAGGACGAAGGCCAGGGCGACCACCGATGCGGCGATGAACAGGGGCACCAGGCCTTTGCCCATGCCGAACAAGGCGCCGGTGTTCAGCGACCGCCGGAAGGTCATCAAGTGCGGGATGATCTCCATCGAGGTCGAGGCGTCGGGGTTCGCACTCAGATGGGAGAAGGCCCAGTCCTTGGACCAGAGATCCGCGAGCAGTCCCAGAGCGGCCGCCGGCCACAGTCGGAGGTGCGACCGCAGATCACGCATCGCGGATGGGACCGGGAGAACAGGGGCTGAGTCCAGTTGCTGATACGCGGTGATTTGCGGACTTTCTGCCATAGAGGAGATCGGGCGAGGACGGCTAGACTAATCCCAGCTCACGCTTGCGGGCATACTCGATGCAGTACTTGGCCCATGGCTTGGCTCGCAGCCTGGCCTTGGTGATCGGCTTCCCCGTGGCCAGACACATGCCGTAGGTACGATCCTGGATCCGTTCGAGGGCTTCGTCAATCTCGCGGAGCAGCCCGCGTTCGTTCTCGATCAAGCCGAGGGTCAACTCCTGTTCCCAAGTGTCGCTTCCGATGTCGGCCATGTGGATGGGCATTGACGACAGACCGCTGGTACTCTGCCCTCCCCCTGAACGAATCGCGCCGTCCTCGAGGTTGGCCACATCGCCGATGAGCTCGTGGCGCTTCTCCAGCAGCATCTCGCGGAAGCTCTCGAGTTCTGCCGGGGTCAGGTACGTTGGCGGAATCTCTGCGGGCAACTCGGGGATCACGGGCCGCCGGTCAATTCGCACCGGCCGGGGGTGCCGAGCTGACGCCATTCCGTCCGCCGGGCGGGGCTTGGTCTTGGGGTGGCCATCGACACCTGGGCCCCCAGCCCGCTGGCGGTTGTTACCGCCTGGGGCACGGTTGACGGGCTCGATCTTCACAACCGGGGTCTTTTTGACTTCGGGGGTGGTCGTCTTGGTGATCGCTGGCTTTTTGGGTTGTGCTGAGGTCGCAATCTCCTGTCCGGCCTTCTTGGCTGGCCGGGTCTTGACTGGGAGCTTGCCCGGCTTGGCTGGCTGGGTCAGATTGCGGGAAGGGGCCTGGTTGCCGGCGGTGGCGCTGCGGGGACGAGGTGAGGCACTCTTGGCCGGCCGAGGTGTTTCCACGGCCTTCTTGGGTCGGGCGATCTTTCCCGCCTTGGGTGCCGCCTTTTGGCCTGTTTTCTTAACTGTCGCTTTTTTCGCCACGCTCCACCCTCGTTCGCGCAACCTTATATCTGACAAGATGAAAGGATAAGCCCTAAGCCTTGTTAGTATATGTTCAATTGGCCTTAATGTCAAGGGCAGGCGCCTCGGCGATTTCGGCCAAGCCCGGAAGCTCCCGAAACAAAGCCTCCTGTGCGGCCGTCATGTCGGTTTGTCGTCTGGCCATGACCCGTTTGGCGACCTCCAGGCACCGTCCGAGCTCGTAAGGTTTGCGGGCCGTGGCGGTCAGCCAGGTGAACGACGGAACGAACTTGGGGGCGAACTCGCAGGTTGCGATATTGGACCCGAAGCCGACCACGGCTCCGGTAGGGAACATCTGGCCGATGCCCGTCTTGCTGTGGTCGCCGATGGTTAAGCCCGCGAACATTTGTCCCGATTCGACCTCGACACCGTTGATTGGCACGCGAACCGTGCCATAAGTGTTCTTCAGATCGCTGTTTACTGTATCGGCGGCCAGGTTGACCCACTCGGCCACGTAGGAGTGGCCAAGGAAGCCATCGTGCTGTTTGTTGGAGAAGCCGTGGATGATTGACGACTCCAGTTCGCCGCCGACTTTGCAGCGTGGTCCGATGCTCATGGCGTCGCGGAGGGTGGCTCCGGGCTGGATCAAGGAGCCGTCTCCGATGTAGCAGGGGCCTTCGATGCTGACATTGGGGGCGATGGTGACGTCCTGGCCGACGTAGATGGCCCCATGCTCGGCGTCGAGGACGACGCCGGGTTTCAGGACGGTCCTGGCCCCGACGTGGATGGCGGACTCGTTGAGCAGGTGAACGCCCTGGCAGATGCGGCCGTCCAAGCCGGCTGGCGAGCCCGCCCGCCTCCATCCGAAGTTGAGCATATCTGGGTTTGCGGCGACCAGGTCCCAGGGGTAGCCGATCAGCTTCGGCGTTTGGACGAAGCGATGCTCGGGGATGCCGGCGAGCACCTGTCGAAGAAGCACACGGTCGAGCCAGGTTTGAGGGCTGAGTTTCTCGAAGATTTCCTGGTTGGCCCGGAGGGCGACGAGCCAGCCGTCCTGCCATTGGGCGGAAGGCAAGGGTCCAAGGTCCAGCGGGCTGGTTAGGAGGAGGCGGCCATTGATGAAGACGGCCGCCTCGCCAGCCGGGACGCGGTTGACCGGCTGGGCGAAGCGTTCGGCCGTCACTGCTGCCATGATGGGGCGGCAATAGTATGACACCTCCGAGCCGTTGAGGCTGGCGGTGATGTGGTCGGTGAGTCGGCCATAGCCGGTGCGCAGTTCGAAACACGTCCGCCAGTAGGTCAGCGGGAGCAGCTGGCGATAGGCTTCGTCCTCGAAGATGACGGTGGTTTCCATGGCTTCTGGCAATATCGGACGGGCTGCGCGGGGGTCTCAAGGAAAGCGGAGCGGATTGGCGTGTGGGCAGTGGTGGAGCGTCAGGCGAGGCGGGTAGGCGGCGGAATGGCGTCACTGGGCCAGGAAGTCGGCGATGCCTTCGGCGATGGCGGCGGCCAGCTTGGCCCGATAGGCGCCGTTGTTGAGGGCGGCGGCATCCTGGGGGTTGGTGAGGAAGCCACATTCCATGAGGACGGCAGGGCGGGAGTGTTCGCGCAAGACGTGGAAGTCGCTGCGTTGGATGGCCCTGGTTTTGATGCCTGACCGCTTGAGGGCGGCGACAATGCATTGTGCCGCTCGGCTGCTGGTGGAGGTTGCCTGGGTGTAGATGTGGGCCTCGACGCCGGAGGCGCTCCGGTTGCGTGGGGCGGAGTTGACATGGATGGAGACGAACAGATCGGCGCCGGACCGATCGGCCATCACGGATCGCTGTTCGAGGCTGGGGTACACATCGGACCTGCGGGTCATGATCACGCGGACGTTGCGGGCCGCCAGGATCTGGCCTATTTGCATGGCGATGTCGAGCACCAGGGTTTTCTCGGGGTAGGTGGTGGAGTGTCTGGGCCAAGTGCCGGCGTCTTTGCCGCCGTGTCCTGGGTCCAGCATCACGGTGCCGCGGACTTGTCGTGGTGTAGGCGTTGGGGGCCTGGGGGGCAGGGGGGGGAACGTCTGGGTGGGTCGCACCGGAAACGGATGGTAGTAAGGTCCCGGCAGGTTGGTGATGACTGACTCTCGTTCGGGGCAACCGGTCAATGAGACAAGGGCACAGAGGCAGAAGGCTGCGGCGACAGGGCGTCGGAGACTGGACATCACTCCAGGAGTTTAGTGGCCGGGCGTTAGCCGTCAACTTGTGGTCGTTGCGAGTGGGAGGATGGAGGCGGTGTGGAGCCGCTTCTGGTCGAAAAGCGGAAATAAGTCTTGCGACGGGGGTGTGTGTTTCATATTCTCTGTTGGAAGGGAAGAGAGCGGGACCCAAGCGAGCGGGTGCCGTGATGGGAAGATTGCTGGGCGAGGGCCGCAAGAGTCGTTGGAAAGGCGATCGATTCAATCCGTCATAGGGCCGGCAGACCGGATGGGTCAGGGTTTCCTGGCCGGCATACGGGCATCGCGGGTGGATGGGCCGGTTGTGGATGTCCCGGTCGCTCCGGCGGGCGTGACCGATCTGGTGGTGGAAGGCATCTGCAAGTCTTTCGGGGACGTTGAGGTTCTGACCGACATCAGCTTTGGCGTGGGGGATGGCGAGTTCGTTACCCTGCTGGGCCCGTCCGGCTGTGGGAAGACGACGCTGCTGAGGATTCTGGCCGGTCTGGAACTGCCTGATCGCGGTGAAGTGATTCTGAGTGGCAAGCGGATGACGGGTTTGCCCGCCAACCGCCGGCCGGTGAACACGGTTTTCCAGAGCTATGCCTTGTTTCCGCATTTGAGTGTGGCGGAGAACGTTGCTTTCGGTCTTCGTTCGCGTCGGACGGCTGCTGCGGAGGTGGAGCTCCGGGTTGGCCGGGCCCTGCAGATGCTGCAGATGGAGCCTCTGGCCAAGCGTTACCCGCACCAGCTCTCGGGCGGGCAGAAACAGCGTGTGGCCCTGGCCCGAGCCCTGGTGAATGAACCGGCGCTGTTGCTTCTGGACGAGCCGATGTCGGCGCTGGATGCCAAGCTTCGGGCCGAGGTTCAGATTGAGCTTCGCGGGCTGCAGCGTCGTCTGGGGACGACGTTCATTCTGGTGACCCACGATCAGGAGGAGGCGATGACCGTGTCCGACCGGGTGCTGGTCATGCGTGGGGGTCGGATCGAGCAGAGTGGCACGCCGTCCGAGGTTTACGAGCGTCCGGTGAACCGTTTCGTGGCCGAGTTCCTGGGTTCGGCCAATCTGATCGCCGGGCGGCGAGCCGGCGGTCTGGTGTGGACGGGAGTTGGCCTGCTCAAGGTGGACGAGCCGCCGGGGTGGGACGAGGGCACGCTGGCGATCCGTCCTGAGCGGATCCAAGTCTGTCGTCGCCGTCCGGGGGTGAACGGTGTGGCTGGGCGGGTGCGGGAGTTGATCTACCGTGGCGATCATATGGACCTTTTCGTTGAGCCGGGTTCTCTGCGGGTCCGCACCGCGCCACGACCGGAGCTGTGCGTGGGGGCCCGGGTGTGGCTGGAGCTGCGGCCCGAATACCTGGTGCCCTTAAGTGACTAGACTGCTCATCTGGTACGGGGAGCTAGCCACGGGGCGGCGGCTGTTCCTTCGGGGCGGGTGCTTTGTCCTGCCCTCGCTGCTGTGGTTGACTCTGTTCCTCACGTTACCCTCGATTGCCCTGGTGGCGGTGGCCTTTGCCCAGCGTGGCGCCTACGGCGAGGTTGTCTGGCATTTTACGCCTAAGAACTTCCAGCGGCTTCTGGGCTACGGTCTGTT
This region includes:
- a CDS encoding ABC transporter ATP-binding protein, encoding MGQGFLAGIRASRVDGPVVDVPVAPAGVTDLVVEGICKSFGDVEVLTDISFGVGDGEFVTLLGPSGCGKTTLLRILAGLELPDRGEVILSGKRMTGLPANRRPVNTVFQSYALFPHLSVAENVAFGLRSRRTAAAEVELRVGRALQMLQMEPLAKRYPHQLSGGQKQRVALARALVNEPALLLLDEPMSALDAKLRAEVQIELRGLQRRLGTTFILVTHDQEEAMTVSDRVLVMRGGRIEQSGTPSEVYERPVNRFVAEFLGSANLIAGRRAGGLVWTGVGLLKVDEPPGWDEGTLAIRPERIQVCRRRPGVNGVAGRVRELIYRGDHMDLFVEPGSLRVRTAPRPELCVGARVWLELRPEYLVPLSD